One Pseudomonas fluorescens genomic region harbors:
- a CDS encoding bifunctional diguanylate cyclase/phosphodiesterase produces the protein MTTTEQLSALSSILTQSGLHSLFQPIICLSERRILGYEALTRGPSNSPLHSPIALFAVARQAGRLSELEIACRQSACRRFNEQQLPGKLFLNVSPESLLEAAHQPGRTLQLLQDFGIPPSQVVIELTEQTPIDDFQLLQTALHHYRAMGFSIALDDLGAGYSSLRLWSELRPDYVKIDRHFIDGIHQDALKREFVGSILQIAKASRAQVIAEGIELPEELAVLTEMGVDLVQGYLLGRPQEHPSRDARALMPKHDSSAVALNDEGSDLSALLNDQPAVQRDTPTATVLEAFRRQANLNSLAVLDEQGQPCGIVHRHSLSDALLKPFATDLFARKPISRLMNDDFLAVEMSQSLQQVSRLITSRARQRIEEDFIITLNGSYLGLGRVIDVLKLITELKIQQARYANPLTLLPGNVPIQQCLTRLLQQGRESVICYVDIDSFKPFNDIYGYGRGDEVLLCLAQCLNERVDPSRDFVGHIGGDDFLLVLGPEDWRKRLNQLLDDFQNQCRRFYRPEHLEAGCFIAPNRQGVRQEFALLSLSIGVVHLRPEDCATLDASQLAEMASQAKHHAKDVVGFSVHVIDAVPVILVG, from the coding sequence ATGACCACGACCGAACAGCTGAGCGCCTTGAGCTCGATCCTGACTCAAAGCGGTTTACACAGCCTGTTCCAGCCAATTATCTGTCTATCCGAGCGACGCATACTTGGCTATGAAGCCCTGACCAGAGGGCCGTCCAACAGCCCTCTTCATTCGCCTATCGCGCTGTTTGCCGTAGCGCGCCAGGCTGGCCGACTGAGCGAACTGGAAATTGCCTGCCGCCAAAGCGCCTGCCGCCGCTTCAATGAGCAGCAACTGCCGGGCAAGCTGTTCCTGAACGTCTCGCCGGAATCCTTGCTTGAGGCCGCACATCAACCGGGACGTACGTTGCAATTGCTGCAGGACTTCGGAATTCCGCCGAGCCAAGTGGTAATCGAACTGACTGAACAGACGCCGATCGACGATTTTCAGTTGCTGCAAACCGCGCTGCATCATTACCGGGCGATGGGCTTTTCCATTGCGCTGGACGACCTCGGAGCCGGGTATTCGAGCCTGCGCCTGTGGTCCGAGCTGCGCCCCGATTACGTGAAGATTGATCGGCACTTTATCGATGGCATCCATCAGGATGCGCTGAAAAGAGAGTTTGTCGGTTCGATTCTGCAAATCGCTAAAGCTTCACGGGCGCAGGTGATCGCGGAAGGCATCGAACTGCCAGAGGAACTCGCCGTGCTGACGGAAATGGGCGTTGACCTGGTACAGGGTTACCTGCTCGGGCGACCTCAGGAACATCCATCGCGCGATGCCCGCGCCTTGATGCCCAAACACGACAGTAGCGCCGTCGCGCTGAACGATGAAGGCAGCGACCTCAGCGCTTTGCTCAACGACCAGCCCGCCGTTCAGCGCGATACTCCGACCGCCACGGTGCTGGAAGCCTTCCGCCGCCAGGCCAACCTCAATTCACTGGCGGTGCTCGACGAACAAGGCCAGCCGTGCGGCATCGTCCATCGTCACTCACTGTCGGACGCCCTGCTCAAACCGTTCGCTACCGACCTGTTCGCGCGCAAACCGATCAGCCGCCTGATGAACGACGACTTCCTCGCCGTGGAAATGAGCCAGTCGCTGCAACAGGTCAGCCGCCTGATAACCAGCCGCGCCCGCCAACGCATCGAAGAAGACTTCATCATCACCCTCAACGGCAGCTACCTGGGCCTCGGCCGGGTCATTGACGTGCTCAAGTTGATCACCGAGCTAAAGATCCAACAGGCCCGCTACGCCAACCCGCTAACCTTGTTACCCGGTAACGTGCCGATTCAGCAATGCCTCACTCGCCTGCTGCAGCAGGGCCGAGAATCCGTCATCTGCTACGTCGACATCGACAGCTTCAAACCGTTTAACGATATCTACGGCTACGGACGCGGCGACGAGGTGCTGCTGTGCCTCGCGCAATGCCTCAACGAACGCGTCGACCCCTCCCGCGACTTCGTCGGGCACATCGGCGGCGACGACTTCCTCCTCGTCCTGGGCCCGGAAGACTGGCGCAAACGTCTCAACCAACTGCTCGACGATTTCCAGAACCAATGCCGCCGCTTCTACCGCCCCGAGCATCTGGAAGCGGGATGCTTTATCGCACCGAATCGACAGGGCGTGCGGCAGGAGTTTGCGTTGTTGTCATTGTCGATTGGGGTTGTTCATCTACGGCCTGAAGACTGCGCAACGCTTGATGCCAGCCAACTTGCCGAAATGGCGTCGCAGGCTAAGCATCATGCGAAGGATGTTGTGGGGTTTAGTGTGCATGTGATTGATGCTGTACCGGTCATCCTGGTTGGTTGA
- a CDS encoding carboxy terminal-processing peptidase: MKHLLPSTALALFIGIGLLPVSGTTFAANSWDKLQPDRDEVIASLNVVELLKRHHYSKPPLDDARSVIIYDSYIKLLDPSRSYFMASDIAEFDKWKTQFDDFLKSGDLNAGFTIYKRYLDRVKARLDFALAELNKGVDKMDFNTKETLLIDRKDAPWLKSTADLDDLWRKRVKDEVLRQKIAGKEPKQIQETLTKRYKNQLARLDQTRPEDIFQAYINTFAMSYDPHTNYLSPDNAENFDINMSLSLEGIGAVLQSDNDQVKVVRLVPAGPADKTKQVAPADKIIGVAQGNKEMVDVVGWRLDEVVKLIRGPKGTVVRLEVIPASNAPNDQTTKIVPITREAVKLEDQAVKKSVLNLKQDGKDYKLGVIEIPAFYLDFKAFRAGDPDYKSTTRDVKKLLTELQKDKVDGVVIDLRNNGGGSLQEATELTSLFIDKGPTVLVRNADGRVDVLEDENPGAFYKGPMALLVNRLSASASEIFAGAMQDYHRALIIGGQTFGKGTVQTIQPLNHGELKLTLAKFYRVSGQSTQHQGVLPDIDYPSLIDTKEIGESALPEAMPWDTIRAAIKPAADPFKPYLAQLKSEHDARSNKDAEFVFIRDKLALAQKLMEEKTVSLNEAERRAQHADIDAKQLAMENIRRKAKGEEPLKELKKEDEDALAAAEPDKVKPEDDAYLSETGRVLLDYLKLSNQVAKK, from the coding sequence ATGAAGCATCTGCTCCCCAGCACCGCCCTCGCTCTTTTCATCGGTATCGGTTTGTTGCCGGTGTCGGGCACTACATTCGCAGCCAACAGCTGGGACAAATTGCAGCCTGATCGCGATGAAGTCATCGCCAGTCTCAACGTCGTCGAGTTGCTCAAGCGTCACCACTACAGCAAGCCGCCGCTCGACGATGCGCGCTCGGTGATCATCTACGACAGCTACATCAAGCTGCTGGATCCGTCGCGCAGCTATTTCATGGCCAGCGATATCGCCGAATTCGACAAGTGGAAGACCCAGTTCGACGACTTCCTCAAGAGCGGCGACCTCAACGCCGGGTTCACCATCTACAAGCGCTACCTGGACCGCGTCAAAGCGCGTCTGGATTTCGCCCTTGCCGAGTTGAACAAAGGCGTCGACAAGATGGACTTCAACACCAAGGAGACCTTGCTGATCGATCGCAAGGACGCCCCTTGGCTCAAATCCACGGCAGACCTGGATGACCTCTGGCGCAAACGCGTCAAGGATGAAGTCCTGCGTCAGAAGATCGCTGGCAAAGAGCCGAAGCAGATTCAGGAAACCCTGACCAAGCGCTACAAGAACCAGTTGGCGCGCCTGGATCAGACCCGTCCGGAAGACATTTTCCAGGCGTACATCAACACCTTCGCCATGTCCTACGATCCGCACACCAACTATCTGTCGCCGGATAACGCGGAAAACTTCGACATCAACATGAGCCTGTCCCTCGAGGGCATCGGTGCCGTGTTGCAGAGCGACAACGACCAGGTAAAAGTCGTGCGTCTGGTGCCGGCTGGCCCGGCCGACAAGACCAAGCAAGTCGCCCCGGCCGACAAGATCATCGGTGTTGCCCAAGGCAACAAAGAGATGGTCGACGTGGTGGGCTGGCGTCTGGATGAAGTGGTCAAGCTGATCCGTGGTCCGAAAGGCACCGTTGTGCGTCTGGAAGTGATTCCGGCGAGCAATGCGCCGAACGACCAGACCACCAAGATTGTGCCGATCACGCGTGAGGCGGTGAAGCTCGAAGACCAGGCCGTGAAGAAGTCCGTGCTCAACCTGAAACAGGATGGCAAGGACTACAAGCTCGGCGTGATCGAGATCCCGGCCTTCTATCTCGACTTCAAGGCGTTCCGTGCCGGTGATCCGGATTACAAGAGCACCACCCGCGACGTCAAGAAACTGCTGACCGAGCTGCAAAAAGACAAAGTCGACGGCGTGGTCATCGACCTGCGCAACAACGGCGGCGGTTCCCTGCAGGAAGCCACCGAGCTGACCAGTCTGTTCATCGACAAGGGCCCGACCGTTCTGGTGCGTAATGCCGATGGCCGCGTCGATGTACTGGAAGATGAAAACCCGGGCGCCTTCTATAAAGGCCCGATGGCGCTGCTGGTCAACCGCTTGTCCGCCTCGGCTTCGGAGATTTTCGCCGGCGCCATGCAGGACTATCATCGCGCGCTGATCATCGGTGGCCAGACCTTCGGTAAAGGCACCGTGCAGACCATTCAGCCGCTGAACCATGGCGAACTGAAACTGACCCTCGCCAAGTTCTACCGGGTTTCCGGTCAGAGCACCCAGCATCAAGGCGTGTTGCCGGACATCGACTACCCGTCGCTGATCGACACCAAGGAAATCGGCGAGAGCGCCCTGCCGGAAGCCATGCCGTGGGACACCATCCGCGCGGCGATCAAACCGGCGGCCGACCCGTTCAAACCGTACCTGGCTCAGCTGAAATCCGAACATGACGCGCGCAGCAACAAAGATGCCGAGTTCGTGTTCATCCGCGACAAGTTGGCCTTGGCGCAGAAACTGATGGAAGAAAAAACCGTCAGCCTCAACGAAGCCGAACGTCGTGCCCAGCATGCCGATATCGACGCCAAGCAACTGGCGATGGAGAACATCCGTCGCAAGGCCAAAGGCGAAGAACCGCTCAAAGAACTGAAGAAAGAAGACGAGGACGCGCTGGCCGCGGCCGAGCCGGACAAGGTCAAACCGGAAGACGATGCCTACCTGAGCGAAACCGGGCGCGTGCTGCTGGACTACCTGAAGCTGAGCAATCAGGTGGCCAAGAAGTAA
- a CDS encoding zinc-binding dehydrogenase, with amino-acid sequence MKALQGVEGQVAWVEEPSPTCDVGQVRIRVAAAGLNRADLLQKAGLYPPPPGASQVLGLECSGVITEVGAGSSWQVGDRVCALLAGGGMAEEVVVDGRHVLPVPEGVSLIEAASLPEVYATVWLNVFQLAALRPGEKILLHAGASGIGSAAIQLCKAFGNPCWVSVGSAERLAYCEALGAQGGVVRTDDIESLRDFGPFDVILDPVGGNYSALNLKLIALDGRWVLIGLMGGREAKLDLAQVLGKRVQLLGSTLRSRDDQFKADLLCDLGQHVWPLFAEGRLSPQLAKAFAVKDAEAAFAELASNTVAGKLVLVIDESLS; translated from the coding sequence GTGAAGGCATTGCAAGGCGTTGAAGGTCAAGTGGCATGGGTTGAAGAGCCGAGTCCTACATGTGATGTAGGACAAGTTCGCATCCGAGTGGCGGCAGCTGGCCTCAATCGCGCCGATTTATTACAGAAAGCAGGGCTTTATCCGCCGCCGCCAGGGGCCAGCCAAGTGCTCGGTCTAGAGTGTTCGGGGGTCATCACCGAGGTCGGTGCGGGCAGTTCGTGGCAGGTCGGCGATCGGGTCTGCGCCTTGCTGGCCGGGGGCGGCATGGCCGAGGAAGTGGTCGTCGACGGGCGGCATGTGCTGCCGGTTCCCGAAGGTGTTTCGTTGATCGAAGCAGCGTCATTGCCCGAGGTTTACGCAACAGTCTGGCTGAATGTGTTTCAACTTGCGGCGCTCAGACCGGGTGAGAAAATTCTTCTGCATGCCGGGGCGAGTGGAATCGGTTCAGCCGCCATTCAGCTGTGCAAGGCGTTCGGTAATCCGTGTTGGGTCAGCGTCGGTTCGGCCGAGCGTCTGGCTTACTGCGAGGCGCTGGGCGCTCAGGGTGGCGTCGTGCGCACGGACGATATCGAAAGCTTGCGTGACTTCGGGCCGTTCGATGTGATTCTCGATCCGGTGGGCGGTAATTATTCGGCGCTCAATCTGAAACTGATCGCGCTGGATGGGCGTTGGGTGTTGATCGGACTGATGGGTGGCCGCGAGGCGAAATTGGATCTGGCACAGGTGTTAGGCAAGCGCGTGCAATTGCTCGGTTCGACCTTGCGCAGCCGTGACGATCAATTCAAGGCCGATTTGTTGTGTGATCTGGGCCAGCACGTGTGGCCGTTGTTTGCCGAAGGGCGGTTGAGTCCGCAGTTGGCCAAGGCGTTTGCGGTGAAGGATGCCGAGGCGGCGTTTGCCGAGCTGGCGAGTAATACGGTGGCGGGGAAACTGGTGTTGGTGATTGACGAAAGCCTGAGCTGA
- a CDS encoding HAD family hydrolase: MALAIFDLDETLIHGDCSTLWSEQMVRLGWVDGESFMQRDKELMDAYGRGHLAMEDYMAFSLEPLIGRTPAEIEHLVGPWVEDFIEPIIFSDATKTIAAHRKAGDRILVISASGTHLVRPIADRLGIDEILAIELEVAHGVYSGNAVGTLTYREGKITRLLEWLDAEEENLEGASFYSDSRNDLPLLLKVDFPHVVNPDPVLLEHAEKSAWPIHHWK, translated from the coding sequence ATGGCTTTGGCAATTTTTGATCTGGACGAAACGTTGATTCACGGCGACTGCTCCACGCTCTGGAGCGAACAGATGGTCCGCCTCGGCTGGGTCGATGGCGAATCGTTCATGCAGCGCGACAAGGAATTGATGGACGCCTACGGCCGCGGCCATCTGGCGATGGAAGACTACATGGCCTTCAGCCTCGAACCGTTGATCGGCCGCACGCCGGCAGAAATCGAACACTTGGTCGGCCCCTGGGTTGAAGATTTCATCGAGCCGATCATCTTCAGCGACGCCACCAAAACCATCGCCGCACACCGCAAGGCCGGTGATCGCATTCTGGTGATCTCGGCGTCGGGTACGCATCTGGTTCGTCCGATTGCCGACCGATTGGGCATCGACGAAATACTGGCCATCGAACTGGAAGTCGCCCATGGCGTTTACAGCGGCAACGCCGTCGGCACCCTGACCTACCGCGAAGGCAAGATCACGCGCTTGCTGGAGTGGCTGGATGCCGAAGAAGAAAACCTCGAAGGCGCGAGTTTCTATTCCGATTCGCGTAATGATTTGCCGTTGTTGCTGAAGGTTGATTTCCCGCACGTGGTCAACCCGGATCCGGTGTTGCTGGAACATGCGGAAAAATCCGCCTGGCCGATCCACCACTGGAAATAG
- a CDS encoding ABC transporter ATP-binding protein produces MSYVSVQHLQKSYAGTTVFSDIDCEINKGEFVTLLGPSGCGKSTLLRCIAGLTSVDGGKILLDGVDIVPLSPQKRGIGMVFQSYALFPNMTVEQNVAFGLRMQKVNSDDSHKRVSEVLKLVELHDFASRYPHQLSGGQCQRVALARSLVTRPRLLLLDEPLSALDARIRKHLREQIRQIQRELGLTTIFVTHDQEEALTMSDRIFLMNQGKIVQSGDAETLYTAPVDVFAAGFIGNYNLLDADAASKLLQRPINHRIAIRPEAIELSLDGDLDAEIRSHSLLGNVIRYRVEARGVELVVDVLNRSAADLHPEGQRLALFIDPTALCKVA; encoded by the coding sequence ATGAGCTACGTCAGCGTCCAACATCTGCAGAAAAGCTATGCGGGCACCACGGTGTTCAGCGACATCGATTGCGAAATCAACAAAGGCGAGTTCGTCACCCTGCTAGGCCCCTCCGGTTGCGGCAAGTCGACACTGCTGCGTTGCATCGCCGGGCTGACATCGGTGGATGGCGGCAAAATCCTCCTCGATGGCGTCGACATCGTGCCGTTGAGCCCGCAGAAACGCGGGATCGGCATGGTGTTTCAAAGCTATGCGCTGTTTCCCAACATGACCGTTGAACAGAACGTTGCCTTCGGTCTGCGCATGCAGAAGGTCAACAGCGACGACAGTCATAAACGCGTTTCAGAGGTGTTGAAACTGGTTGAACTGCACGACTTCGCCAGCCGCTATCCGCATCAGTTATCCGGTGGTCAATGCCAGCGCGTCGCCCTCGCCCGTTCGCTGGTTACCCGTCCACGCCTGTTGCTGCTGGATGAGCCGCTGTCGGCCCTCGATGCACGGATTCGTAAACATCTGCGTGAACAGATCCGGCAGATTCAACGCGAACTCGGCCTGACCACTATTTTCGTGACCCACGATCAAGAAGAGGCGCTGACCATGTCCGATCGCATTTTCCTGATGAATCAGGGAAAGATCGTACAAAGCGGTGACGCCGAAACGCTGTATACCGCGCCGGTTGATGTGTTTGCCGCCGGCTTCATCGGCAACTACAACCTGCTCGACGCCGATGCCGCCTCGAAGCTGTTGCAACGGCCGATCAACCACCGCATCGCGATCCGCCCGGAAGCCATCGAACTGAGCCTCGACGGCGACCTCGACGCAGAGATCCGCAGCCACAGTCTGCTGGGCAACGTCATCCGCTATCGGGTCGAAGCGCGCGGCGTCGAACTGGTGGTCGATGTGCTCAACCGCTCCGCGGCCGATCTGCATCCCGAGGGACAGCGCCTGGCACTTTTCATCGATCCGACCGCCCTTTGCAAAGTCGCTTAG
- a CDS encoding ABC transporter permease — MSRAESGPAGLYHRVVVYLLFAILLLPLVGTLVYSIASSWSATILPSGFTFKWYIQLWSDPRFLHAFGQSLIVCVGALVLSVVLILPLLFVVHYHFPKLDALMNILILLPFAVPPVVSSVGLLQLYGSGPMAMVGTPWILIGCYFTVALPFMYRAITNNLQAINLRDLMDAAQLLGASTFQAAVLVVLPNLRKGLMVALLLSFSFLFGEFVFANILVGTRYETLQVYLNNMRNSSGHFTSALVISYFFFVLVLTWIANILNKDKSE; from the coding sequence ATGTCTCGCGCTGAATCCGGCCCGGCCGGCCTCTACCACCGCGTCGTGGTCTATCTGTTATTCGCCATTCTTCTGCTGCCGCTGGTGGGCACGCTGGTTTATTCAATCGCCAGCAGTTGGTCGGCGACCATTCTCCCCAGCGGCTTCACCTTCAAGTGGTACATCCAATTGTGGAGTGATCCACGCTTTCTGCATGCGTTCGGCCAGTCGCTGATCGTCTGCGTCGGCGCCTTGGTGTTGTCAGTGGTGCTGATCCTGCCGCTGCTGTTCGTCGTGCATTACCACTTCCCGAAACTCGACGCACTGATGAACATCCTTATTCTGCTGCCCTTCGCGGTGCCGCCGGTGGTGTCCTCGGTGGGGCTGTTGCAGCTTTATGGGTCCGGGCCGATGGCGATGGTCGGCACGCCATGGATTCTGATCGGATGCTATTTCACCGTGGCCCTGCCGTTCATGTACCGGGCAATCACCAACAACCTGCAAGCGATCAACCTGCGCGACCTGATGGACGCCGCACAACTGCTCGGCGCCAGCACCTTTCAGGCAGCGGTTCTGGTGGTACTGCCAAACCTGCGCAAAGGCCTGATGGTCGCACTGCTGCTGTCGTTCTCGTTTCTGTTCGGTGAGTTCGTGTTCGCCAACATACTCGTCGGCACCCGTTACGAAACCCTGCAGGTTTACCTGAACAACATGCGCAACAGCAGTGGCCACTTCACCAGCGCGCTGGTCATTTCGTACTTCTTTTTCGTGCTGGTCCTGACCTGGATCGCCAACATCTTGAACAAGGACAAAAGCGAATGA
- a CDS encoding ABC transporter permease, translating to MTRGKWLAALCLVPFALFFIVFEIAPLVWVMINSLQSEEFGWGFANFSKIFSSKFYLQAIQYSLEISFWSSVFGIIIAVLGAYSLRRVDSKLRNFVNAFANMTSNFAGVPLAFAFIILLGFNGSITIMLKQSGIIQDFNLYSKTGLIILYTYFQIPLGVLLLYPAFDALREDWRESAALLGANGWQFWRHIGLPVLTPALLGTFVILLANALGAYATVYALTTGNFNVLPIRIAAMVSGDISLDPNLASALAVVLVALMTIVTVVHQLLLKRSYHVSR from the coding sequence ATGACTCGCGGCAAATGGCTCGCGGCACTGTGCCTGGTGCCCTTCGCGCTGTTCTTTATCGTTTTCGAAATCGCCCCGCTGGTTTGGGTGATGATCAACAGCCTGCAATCGGAAGAGTTCGGTTGGGGCTTCGCCAATTTCAGCAAGATCTTCAGCTCGAAGTTTTATCTACAGGCGATCCAGTACAGTCTGGAGATCAGTTTCTGGTCGAGCGTGTTCGGCATCATCATCGCGGTGCTCGGTGCCTATTCGCTGCGGCGGGTCGACTCGAAGCTGCGCAATTTTGTGAATGCTTTCGCCAACATGACCAGCAACTTCGCCGGCGTGCCGCTGGCGTTCGCGTTCATCATCCTGCTCGGCTTCAATGGCAGCATCACGATCATGTTGAAGCAGTCGGGGATCATTCAGGACTTCAACCTGTACTCGAAAACCGGCTTGATCATTCTCTACACCTACTTCCAGATTCCCCTCGGCGTGCTGCTGCTCTATCCGGCTTTCGATGCCCTGCGCGAAGACTGGCGTGAGTCCGCCGCGTTGCTCGGCGCCAACGGCTGGCAGTTCTGGCGGCACATTGGCCTGCCGGTGCTGACGCCCGCATTGCTCGGTACGTTCGTGATTCTACTGGCCAATGCTCTCGGCGCGTACGCCACGGTTTATGCGCTGACCACTGGCAACTTCAACGTCCTGCCGATTCGTATCGCGGCCATGGTGTCCGGGGATATTTCGCTCGATCCGAACCTGGCCAGCGCGCTGGCCGTGGTGCTCGTGGCGCTGATGACCATCGTCACCGTGGTGCACCAACTGCTGTTGAAGAGGAGCTACCATGTCTCGCGCTGA
- a CDS encoding alkaline phosphatase family protein, which yields MKHNVILVVLDGLSYEVARHAMGHLQAYVGAGRAALYRLECELPALSRPLYECILTGVPPIDSGIVHNNVSRLSNQRSIYHYARDAGLTTAAAAYHWVSELYNRSPFVASRDRHTDDSSLPIQHGHFYWNDHYPDSHLFADAENLRLRHTPNFLLIHPMNIDDAGHKHGLDSSQYRNSARSADVILADYLQNWLDCGYQVLVTADHGMNNDRSHNGLLPEEREVPLFVLGDAFSLNPDAPLKQTDICGTVCELLGVPHDKPVCRELLK from the coding sequence ATGAAGCACAACGTCATCCTTGTCGTGCTCGACGGCCTCAGCTATGAGGTCGCGCGCCACGCCATGGGGCATCTGCAGGCTTATGTTGGCGCAGGACGCGCGGCGCTGTATCGACTGGAGTGCGAACTGCCGGCCCTGTCCCGACCGCTTTACGAGTGCATTCTTACCGGCGTGCCGCCGATTGACAGCGGCATCGTCCACAACAATGTGTCGCGCCTGTCCAACCAGCGCAGCATCTATCACTATGCGCGCGACGCCGGCCTGACTACCGCCGCAGCGGCGTACCACTGGGTCAGCGAGTTGTACAACCGCTCGCCATTCGTGGCCAGCCGCGACCGCCACACCGACGATTCATCGCTGCCAATCCAGCACGGGCATTTCTACTGGAACGATCACTACCCGGATTCGCACCTGTTCGCCGATGCCGAAAATCTGCGCCTGCGCCACACGCCGAATTTTCTGCTGATCCATCCGATGAACATCGACGACGCCGGACACAAGCATGGTCTCGACAGTTCGCAATACCGCAACAGCGCACGCTCGGCAGACGTCATCCTTGCCGACTATCTGCAAAACTGGCTCGACTGCGGCTATCAAGTGCTGGTGACCGCCGACCACGGCATGAACAACGACCGCTCGCACAACGGCCTGCTCCCGGAAGAGCGCGAGGTGCCGCTGTTCGTGCTCGGCGATGCCTTCAGCCTGAACCCGGACGCCCCCCTGAAGCAGACCGATATCTGCGGTACCGTTTGCGAATTGCTTGGCGTGCCTCACGACAAACCTGTGTGCCGGGAGTTGCTCAAGTGA
- a CDS encoding ABC transporter substrate-binding protein: protein MKQLFLATLLGSTIAMCTAAMAADTDLKTLEAAAKAEGAVNSVGMPDDWANWKGTWEDLAKAYGLKHIDTDMSSAQEIAKFAAEKDNATADIGDVGAAFGPIAVKQGVVQPYKPSTWDQVPDWAKDKDGNWALAYTGTIAFIVNKKLLHGSEVPTKWADLKSGKYKVSIGDVSTAAQAANGVLAAALANGGDEKNIKPALTLFADIAKQGRLSMANPTIATMEKGEIEVGVVWDFNGLSYKAKMANPDDYVVLIPSDGSVISGYTTIINKYAKNPNAAKLTREYIFSDAGQTNLARGNARPIRAEHLQLPEDVKAKLLPNEQYKKVTPIKDADAWEKTSKALPQQWNEEVIVEMK, encoded by the coding sequence ATGAAACAGCTTTTCCTGGCAACACTGTTAGGCTCGACCATTGCAATGTGCACCGCCGCCATGGCGGCCGACACCGATCTGAAAACCCTCGAAGCCGCTGCGAAGGCGGAAGGCGCCGTCAACAGCGTCGGCATGCCCGATGATTGGGCCAACTGGAAAGGCACCTGGGAAGATCTGGCCAAGGCATATGGCCTGAAACACATCGACACCGACATGAGCTCGGCCCAGGAAATCGCCAAATTCGCCGCCGAGAAGGATAACGCCACTGCCGATATCGGCGACGTCGGTGCCGCCTTCGGCCCGATTGCGGTCAAGCAAGGCGTGGTGCAACCTTACAAGCCGAGCACTTGGGATCAAGTCCCGGACTGGGCCAAGGACAAGGACGGCAACTGGGCGCTGGCCTACACCGGCACTATCGCGTTCATCGTCAACAAGAAGCTGCTGCACGGCTCCGAAGTACCGACAAAATGGGCTGATCTGAAAAGCGGCAAATACAAGGTTTCCATCGGTGACGTGAGCACTGCCGCCCAGGCAGCCAACGGCGTCCTCGCGGCGGCACTGGCCAACGGTGGCGACGAGAAGAACATCAAGCCGGCACTGACTTTGTTCGCCGACATCGCCAAACAGGGTCGCCTGTCGATGGCCAACCCGACCATCGCCACCATGGAAAAAGGCGAGATCGAAGTCGGCGTGGTCTGGGATTTCAACGGTCTGAGCTACAAAGCCAAGATGGCCAATCCGGATGACTACGTGGTGCTGATTCCGTCCGACGGTTCGGTGATTTCCGGTTACACCACGATCATCAACAAGTACGCGAAAAACCCCAACGCCGCCAAGCTGACCCGTGAATACATCTTCAGCGATGCCGGCCAGACCAACCTCGCACGCGGCAACGCCCGTCCGATCCGCGCCGAACACCTGCAATTGCCGGAAGACGTGAAAGCCAAACTGCTGCCGAACGAGCAGTACAAAAAGGTCACGCCGATCAAAGACGCCGATGCCTGGGAAAAAACCTCCAAAGCCCTGCCGCAGCAGTGGAACGAAGAAGTCATCGTAGAGATGAAGTAA
- a CDS encoding UTRA domain-containing protein, whose product MRDEATKAVTAIGQVLQEQLDHGLLAAGSKLPAERKLSELFGTTRITVREALLQLEAQGQIYREERRGWFVSPPRLAYNLMQRSHFHAMVSAQGREASTEVISARLQPASAAVCAWLQLPALSSVIQICRSRRIDGRLVLYVEHYLNPQFFPGILDFDLNQSITELYARHYDLHYGRVRFEIVPTALSVDAAAALRVSVGSPGLRIARVNYDQHGRLIDCDLEFWRHDAIHVGVDVV is encoded by the coding sequence ATGCGTGATGAGGCAACAAAAGCGGTGACAGCGATTGGCCAGGTGTTGCAGGAGCAGCTCGATCACGGCTTGTTGGCGGCGGGCAGCAAGTTGCCGGCCGAGCGCAAGCTCAGCGAGTTGTTCGGGACGACGCGAATCACGGTGCGCGAGGCGTTGTTGCAGCTGGAGGCGCAGGGACAGATTTATCGCGAGGAGCGCCGCGGCTGGTTCGTGTCGCCGCCACGATTGGCGTACAACCTGATGCAGCGCAGCCACTTTCACGCGATGGTCAGTGCGCAGGGACGCGAGGCTTCGACGGAGGTGATTTCAGCGCGGTTGCAGCCGGCGTCGGCGGCGGTGTGTGCATGGTTGCAGTTGCCGGCGTTGTCGAGCGTGATTCAGATTTGCCGTTCGCGGCGCATCGACGGGCGGTTGGTGTTGTATGTGGAGCACTATTTGAATCCGCAGTTTTTTCCGGGGATTCTGGATTTTGATTTGAATCAGTCGATTACCGAGCTGTATGCGCGGCATTACGATTTGCATTATGGACGGGTGCGGTTCGAGATTGTGCCGACGGCGTTGTCGGTGGATGCGGCGGCGGCGCTGCGGGTGTCAGTAGGGAGTCCGGGATTGCGGATTGCGCGGGTCAATTATGATCAGCATGGGCGGTTGATTGATTGTGATCTGGAGTTTTGGCGGCATGATGCGATTCATGTTGGGGTTGATGTTGTTTGA